The DNA region gatgcaaaacatgtgataaacaatgcatgcaagaggatctcgacagatcgagaagctattgagtaGAAGctaacctcgatggatcgaacagtTATTAAGCATCTATCGAgcagacagaaactttctcgatggattgagaatctttcagaagctatcgagattgtgataaaaagaagctgaagagctcgatagaaaGCCTAGCTGTCGAaaggtatcgagaagctgtAGAGCTTgataaaaacagatttttcaaagagaagaaaaacatacaaaagaatgcaatcaagcaagatactcaaccaaagatcgaatcaacattttaagctctcaaaaacatctctcaatcaagaaaaatttcaagcatttagatccaaaacacacacacacacactaaacaagtctaacctattttatgtttcaaaaacaagtcaagatagtttagtgggtatatattaacacatgtattccttgtgatggccaaatcacattgtacctgcacatgtattaaaagtagcaaagaatatttcgtgttgtgtgtgaaaaatatcgcaagattgcataagtgtctacatgttatgacgatttgagatatgagcaaatcaatttaactcacacatgatcataactgtttgataggcattatcaccttcgaggtacatcctatgactcctacatctcctagaagacacgcttgcaatcatattttaaagcattttgattcattttgctttaatttttctttgcatattttcttttatgcatatcatgcatgggcatataagagagaaaaaaaattacctaattatgttaagcttttgacattgcacttttactatgtcgtagcatacaaatgtcatttcataATAGGCAGGCAACagtagtgagatggttatttatgcctttcttttaAGAGTTTCTAGTCCttctcgtcaaaaagagtgatacaagtgttaagtataatagattacttaatcttactcatcacaaacacgagccacaaagctcacttgcttagttatgcatagagatgctcatctaagctacaagagatagaaagtttagaaaaatttgtttcattggccattcaaggtacacaagtaccaatgtacacaaacacacactgtttttgtatttttcttattttcctttttttttttaaaaaaaaactaaacaaccaaacaaaaacaaacaaacaacatgaaGGCATGAAAGAtagatgcagatgcatgaaagcatgattccaagagcagataagaaatcacgcaaagagagtcctactttagatagaaagaattaaagtagaggacaaaagaaaagacaattaagtcttaggcttcTTTCTCACTCACACAACACGAGTGTTtagccgtgaagatgaaaaggcatgtgtcctagtatgtctactaaaggacatagcagaattaagattctcctgaaattgagttaaaaagctaaaggcttttaataactctccaaacaaaggtatagGTCATTGAGAGGAAACttgtgaccgtttggacacttgcttttaagaatacaacttaaagcaattaggatgaATGTGTCCAGAAATACCAAAATGATGACAAACGTGAGGTTTAATGAAGGATTTAAAATTAGCCaaatcagttttggatttcatacctttatcaccTTTCTTAGATTGAGGTAcaatgacagtccttgatcTATAAGctgtggaagaggaggggcccGAGGAAACAGAttatcctaagccagtcttatcagaactaggcttttgagcactcaataactcatcaagctttgcactagacatcctctctatttaaGTTCTAGCTTAACTAAGCTTAATCTCGAGATTCTTGGCcttttcttctaatgaggtgttctctacaacaagagtctcaactaaccttgtagtctcatctagtttgactaacaattcaactttttcagtttttaccttaTTAAGCTCTTTTTTACAAcgatgagaattttttttaaattttataaattcagtgcatagcttatcataggcttcttgaagggtcatcttcttgggtacttcatcatcaaaagaatcctcactgtcactaCTCTCCATAATCACCTTATCAGTTGTGGCAGAAAAAGCTGTAAAATgaccacattcatccacatGCTCATCAGCAGAGTCATTCTTAGTATCACTCCATGTAGCAACCAACCTTTTAACTTTTGaattcttggtcttttccttcataagatGGTTTGGGCACTTTATCCttatatgaccaaaacctttgcactcaGGCACTGGATAAGGGGTTTCTCActcttacccttcctagaggatttagatttcctaggagatTTGTCCTTATCATTTTTCCTAAATttaagaagcttgataatctcatcagctttgaaggttagatcctcatcctcatcatcatcttcatctttagaGTCATCAATCCCTTCCTCTATACCCTCAAAAGCCAACTTtctactctttccaccttttcccattaaaCCCAATCTCATCTCGTAGGTTTAAAGGTTCCTTACAAGCTCAGTTAAAGGaatgtgatcaatgtcctttACTTCATCAatgacagtgatcttggcatgaaatctttcaggtaaggatctaaggattttcctaacaattttggattctgctatagattctccaaggttgaaggcagaattcacaatatccttgagtttagcatggAACTCATCAAAGATCCCATCCtcttccatccttatttcttcaaaactactagtgagtttttgaagcttcacagtctttactgccttggtacctttataggtggtctcaagaatggtccatgctactttagtaacttccgtggatgatatttttttgaattcctCCTTGGTCACCCCAAAAAATAAcgcattcaaggccctactgttgaaattttccgctttgattgttgcttcatcccaatctACCGgcacttcctttggcttaatccagccaacttcaacaggtTGCCATActtgttcacctagagcctgcaaaaaaactttcatacgaactttccagtacgcataattagtaccatcaaataaaggaggaatcaaaagagattttCTACAATCCATGACAatgggggtcaaggatcacattCAAGAAATTAATTCAATCAGACTGTACTTGCTCTGATATCATTTATTGAGAAATTTATACtctggttgatagaattaataagttttaaacccaagttgttaattagatttattatgtataaaacttgttaaaacaaataaacatcaatatcatgtcaatatcatgcatagtggaaaagtaaataagacaagatatgatgacctatgaaaaccaatgaaaaaaaCTAATTTCACAGTTAAAAACCTGGGGGAAAACCTACCCgaaaaacaattcactatagtaaagagaagtttcagatctagtacaaaacttttgtccctagactctacaatccccgtagatgtaCTCATTGCAGAAACCTTCTAcagcttcagaacctctaaactcttcaatatatgaacaccacccttttgatgcacggatcccagtacgtgactaactcctttgtaTGAATCCCAAttcgtgactcactcaccaacttgaggaagaagaatgttggttgcaaagttcttcacttcatcaacaatgaagcatttggttacaaaaccctaaggcacaaagacgcagtagcttctttcagagagagaataaggcatcagtcacctttttcatgtgttttccttgaattctctcatgtgacggcctttaaaataagccttaaatATGTCtaaagttgtgagaaaagaaatcctacacaaatacataagcataggtcgaaaatcagatctaaaaactgattttcataattctcgatagatagaatctatcgagacctcgatagatagaatttgtcaagagttgtcgagactcattaaatctcgatagatagctatctatcgagagcTGTCGGgaatctgtccagctttaatgaatagcccttcttcacttgtttcttggtccaatcttcatggctttaatacttggcttgaacaacgtgtttcttgaagtattaaacacatcttagatctacccaattacaagtaaaatgcattttgtcaaaggatacataaaatatgtccttaacaaaacTCAACCTTTGCATTATCAAACCAAACTATATGCAATTAAAATAGGCCAAATAGACAACCCAAACATTTTCATGGACATGCCAAATTgctcaaaaatttaaaaatgtccCAAGGCCAAGATTACAAAATAATCATGAGAATTTCCAACCCAACCATGCAATAtgcaaaatttcaacaaaagcaaacaataaCCAAATGACAATGTCTCAACACCAAGCTCTTAACAAAATATGAAATCaaaaaatttcccaacaaagaaaaaaaatgagctCACCTTGAAGTCCATTTTGGAGTGTGGAGTATGGGCCATGGGGTCTTGGAGGAGCCCTTCTTCCTCGTTCCATTCAAGGGATGGGTGATATTTTATTCCCattaaaagtaagaaaagatgGCCAATTGGAAAATGCCATTgtcaatgcaaaaaaaaaaaaaaaaatggaggttTGGAGATGGGTTTCAAAAAATGGGTTTGTAGCTGTCGACGCCCTACCTCgatcgggaaaaaaaaaaccgatgGGCCTTTGTCCAACCACCCATCGTGGTGACGCTCCTGCGCTCGCAGGGCCTGTTGGAGGCCCCTTTCAGGTACTCTCTCTCTGTGGAGGAAGATATTTGGTAAGTGAAGTCGATatcaatcattgggtttttctaaggtgtgactGGTCACTTGtctctagttgattttattaccaatcctaggtaAGAAAAAGGGCATTTTTCCTATTCTAATGTGGATgacaaaaaatcttgattcttgagtccggaagtttggttacgtgtggggaaggtgttaggtacCCCATAACGCCTGTCCAAggtgataaaaccttaatttttggagattggtagtaaaaaacatgattttggcattagCTTTCagggctttgcatgcatgggggTTTCGAGGTTTGGctttgaatgggtgtggtcccaatctatgctttcctaaggcattcggGCAAAGTACCAGATTTCCATGGTAAAAATCTGGCAACGTGTCACCTTACTTTCACGGCGGAAATTAGGCATCGctttgccttaggtgacatggactgtgacaatcacaccAGAAGGAGCGagaggatatatatatacatacatcatgcacaatgcaaaaACACAGAGTAgaaaagtaaatgcctacatccctagagcatggcccaaaatataggtgcTGGAAAGTAAACATGGGTCTCCATACTCTAAagatgaggacgaatggtaCACGGCATGATATACCTCATACAACCCATCTAAAAGAGAAAGGaggaaggaaggaagggggtttaatagagtacataaccaaataaGAGAGGctagtgttaggattagtgcccttaaaccctattgtatgatgctatgtatgatattatgtaagACATtttgtatgacattatgtatgacttaatgttgtattaataaggtcgttttattataatctaaaataatggtgacatgaatattggacattattatatagtccatgagatgcatagtatgtgatttatgtgaaaagtcacagaagatataaatcactagttctttgtaaactcagaattatagttcgtagtcggtgatgaaattgggcatttcctctgcgaagattataacatatcaactaagatgatttgtcttgatcatggaagtatagacttctagttgatatattgatatgttttaagagttaagacatattgaactggaccgctgtgaaatttattattctcctaacgattgtcaaatgaataataaatctcacaacttctatttacatgaactcttaatcttgagaggataatgaacctgatcatgaaatgtaggttgctttgatatatcaagagtgagaactaaagtaacggtcaaaaccttaatatgttgggcagccacatttagtgttgatagaacatatattctcaagatggaattcatagtctcttaatggagatataaaatattcccttgagataagtttaatgggttcagttattcagagagttaggcctaatcactttggtaagaagttactaaagtatatatttatgaaattggatttcataaatatatgatgaataactttaaaggattaaaccgagtattcaatgataagatgtagtaatttacaaagtggcagtctacattcatgactttgtattactacgaatattttatgaaggggttgcatgtataataaagtcttaggatataatttataataaggcctagagtacaactatatttatatagtggtactaaatatagttaatggtaactttgaacttgtcaagagttgacagaaaagcccaaggcccattggagctagtgtcttattagtcctttttggtcccactccaagccacatactaaagcccaattggaaaggcccaaaaggctagcccaattagataatcagttataaggagagaaacatacagaatttttatgtatgaaaaagagagacatcattgtgaaatggtgtgtatgttaGGGTGAGAGACACTCTTccattctcccttggaaaactgattgaggggccacacttcttgggcgtaaagtggaattggagtgaagattaaaagtattcacGAGTACTTCTGattcttgttttgaatttcaccgcaccaaggtacgctctcttgttccagaattctgaaatttacatagtacatgttatcaattgcaaatgaaggtgatccgttaattttccgctgcgtatgttttgtatgtgatacaaacatgtatttttccatcagCTAGCCCCCTAATCCTACTGAACATAGCCGCTTGGCTCATATTTACATGCTTGCATCCGCGCCCTTTTTGCTTACTCTTGGGAGACCATGCCCTAGCTCCATGTGTCCTCGCTctatgtgtgtacatgcaacggcaaagacaagaaaccagcAGACAAGCAAGGGAAGGAAAATATTCATAGATAATGCGCAATGGAAGCAAACAAGCATACAAGCGAAGCAAGCATAGGTTGTAGCAAGAGACATGAGAAGCAACAAGATAAGCAAGCAAACTAAAaggcaaacaaacaaagaagtgagcaaacaagcaaacaagaatgaaagcaaacaaaaggtggtgtccACGAGGGataaatgtaggtttggatcgaatgccataacttcattgtgttgaagcatGGGCGACACACTAGTAAGCAAGtgtgtaaagatgcatagaaaaCCAACTGGTGGCAAAAACAAGCATGGTAAGCATAGCATCGCACGGAGCGAAAAAGGAAGGGTATGCACGAAGCAACCCAACATCCAGAAATGCCTCTCAAATGGTTACATCCGAACAAGGCCTCATGGGCATCGGATGTAGCCAAACAAGATCCAGCCTATGGAGGGCGTCAAGCATGACAAAGCCTAGAACAAGAGAGGCTAGCACAAGCagaaagcatagaagcaagtaAGTATAGACATGCAAATAGGATGATCCAAACCTTTTGATGTGGGCCTTGGTGTATGGAcgatgacaaagaccatagggtcCAGATTGGGTCCAAACCATTAGGCCAAATCATAAGAAAATACAATAAAAGGgacaaaagggctacaatagcacatggcattAGGCCTAAGCACATAAACATGGAGTGAAGCACGCAAGCACATAGatgatgttggaaaaatacatgtttgtatcgcatacaaaacatacgcagcgaaaaattaatggatttacttcattcacaattgataacatgtactatgtaagtttcagaatttaagaacaagaaagcgtatcttggtgcggtgaaatggCAGTATTGTAGAAAAAGAGCGATCTCAGAGGTATCTTTGTATCTTGTCTTGGACACCGGATCCATCTAATTTTCAGATCTTGACCAGGAATTCAAGTAGGCACAACTGACTGATTTTTCTATAAAGATGTGACCGAACCGAGATTGCTGCCTATGTACCTCCACTAGGAAGGATCAGGTCATCATGTAGTTCAACTGACTTTTGATTGCCTTAATTGTTTCTAGATTGCCCTTTCAGGTTTTCAATTTAGCAGGCTTTCTCACACTCTTTCTTTTGCTCTCCTTTTGCGTAGACCGCCTTTTTGAGTTTTCAATCTACCTTTTGTATTTTCTCacgctttctttcttttggctcTCCTTTTGCTTTGACCGCCCTTTTGGCTTTTTGATCTAcctttttacatatattttttttttgttcttttttcctttatttttttttggttaatataaaaatatagaaatgagGTGCATTGAGAGGCTCCTTCATGCAAAGTACCATATGATGGTGTCAGAATTGGTGGCCATATTGAAGTCATGCCCGTCCATGTCGGCTAGAATCGAGGCTCCTTCGAAAAAGGCCTTCTTTACCACATATGGGCCCTCATAAGTTGGGGTAAACTTTCCTCTGTGATCAGGCATGGCCTGGTTGTGCTTCTTCAAGACTAGATCACCTTTTTCTAAGACCCTGGGTCTAACTTTCTTGTTGAATGCTCTCTCGACGCGGCATTGGTACAGTTGTCCAAGGCACATTACGGTCATACGCTTTTCATCTATCATGTTTAGTTGTTCATATCGGGAATAGGCCCATTCAGCTTCTGACAGCTCTGTCTAAGATAAAATCCTAAGAGACGGGATCACTACCTCTACGGGGAGGATGGCCTCCATGCCATATACTAATAAATACGGGGGCACACCCGTGGAAGTACGCACAAAAGTGCGATATGCACACAAGGCAAATGGCAAGTACTCATGCCAATCTTTGTATGTGTCTATCATCTTCACCAagattttctttatgttcttgttaGCAGCTTCCACTGCACCATTCATCTGAGGGCGATAGGGATCTAAATTTCTGTGCTTGATCTTGAATTGTTGGCAGAGTTTCTGGATTATTTTCCCATTTAGGTTCACCCCATTATCTATAATGAGCTCTCCTGGCATGCTATAAGGGCAAATAAtgttatgtttttgaaaccGGGCTACCATTGCTTGAGTGACGCTTTTGTACAAAgcggcttccacccactttgtaAAATAATCAATGGCCATTAAGATGTACTCATGACCATTTGAAGCTTTTGGAATCACAAGTCTGATGACATCCATACCTAAGGCTGAGAAGGGCCATGGTTCTGCTAAAGAGTGCAAAAGATGAGGAGGAGCATTCTTCCTGTCTTGATAGACTTGACAACGGTGACATGTCCTCACATGTTTAATGCAATCACTTTTCATGCTGAGACAATAGTATCCAGCTCTCATAATCTTGCAGGCCAATAGGGGTCCACTAGCATGAGCTCCTAGTAAGCCTTCATGCATCTCTTCCATCAGATGATTAGCCTCGAAGGCATCTATCCATCGAAGAAAGATAGAATCATGGTTCCTTTTGTACAGGACTTCTCTACTAAAGAAAAATTGGCAGGCCATGCACCGGATAAACTTCTTTTCACTGTCTGTTGCACCAAACGGGTATTCACTATTCTTGATATAAGCTTCGATATCATGATACCATGGCCTTCCGTCGGCTTCGACTTTGACACTCATGTATTCACTATTCTTGCTACATATCATCTCTTTTTGATAACTTGACCATGCTAGCCAGGGTAGTCAAGGCGTCCGCAAACTAGTTGTGTGCTCGAGGCAAATAGGCAAATGTGATGTCTCAGAATTTTAGAATCAGGCGATCGACACATTTCTGATACAGAATCAACTTAGTGTCTCAGGCTTGCCATTTTCCTTTAGTTTGGGAGATGATCAACAGGGAATCTCCAAAGATGCTCAAATCATAGGTGCCGCACTCTAGGGCCACTTGCAAGCCGACTATGCACGCTTCATATTCTGTGACGTTGCTGGGGCAATCAAAATTCCGCTTGACTGAAATAGGGATTTGTTGGCCTTGGGGGAAACTAGGACTGCTCCCACTCCATTTCTGGTAAAATTGGCGACTCCATCAAAATAAAGCTTCCAACACCACAGTTCCACACTGTCTGGTTCTAGCTCTAGTACCATGACATCCTCATCAGGGAAAAGGGATTCTAAAAGTTCTTGATCATTCAACCGATGGTTCACTAGGTAGTTGGTTATAGCCTGGCCTTTGATGGCCTTTCTTGTCACAAGCACAATGTTAAATTTAGAGAGCAACATTTGCCAACGAGAGATCTTCCCTATAAGAGTTCACTTTTCAAAGATGTACTTAATGGGATCCATACGGGAAATGAGCCGCGTGGTGTAATAGAGCATGTACTGCCGCAATTTGTGCGAGGCCCACACTAAGGCACAAACACTTCTTTTCAAAGGCAATGTAGTTGATCTCACAAATGGTGAACTTCTTGCTTAAATAGTAAATTGCCTTTTCTTTCTAGTCAAGCTCAGCCAATTGGCCTAACATGCAACCCATGGAGGTTTCTTGTACCGCTAGGTAGAGGATCAATGGATATCCTAGCGTCGGAGGAACCAAAATAGAAGGGTTCAACAAATACTGCTTCATCTTATCAAAGGCTACTTGGCACTCATCCATCCATTCTATCTTTGTGTCTTTCTTCAAGAGCTTAAACAATGGATCACATGTGGCGGTCAACTACGCTATGAAGCGAGCTATGTAATTGACCTTTCCTAAGAAGTTGCGAATCTGTTTCTCGCTTTGCGGTGTCGGCATGTCCTAGATGGCTTGGACTTTTGCTAGTTCCAGTTCAATTCCTCTTTGGCTGACTATAAAGCCGAGTAATTTCCCTGAACTAGCTCCGAAGACGCATTTGTTAGGGTTTCATCTCTATCTGTACTTTATAAGGCGCTTGAACAACTTTCTCAAATCTATAAAATGATCCCTGGAAGTGTGGGATTTGGCAATCATATCGTCTACGTAGACTTCAATCTCTttatgcatcatatcatggAACAAGGTTACCATGGCTTGCTAGTAAGTAGCATCGGCATTCTTTAAGCCAAACAGCATGACATAATTTGCATAGGTTCCCCAATGAGAGGTGAATGTTGTCTTAGCTTTgtcttcctcagccatcttgATCTGATTATAACCCAAGAATCCATCCACAAAGGAGAAGACCATGTTGGTAGCGATATTATTGATGAGGGTATCGATATATGGCAATGGGAAATTGTCCTTGGGGCTGGCCTGGTTCAAATCTCTGTAATTAACGCACATACGTACTTTCCTGTCTTTCTTAGGCACGGGAACAATGTTGGCGACCCAATTTGAGTAGGCTATCGCGGTAGGGAAATAGGCTTTCAACTTCTTTTCTACTTCCTCCTTGATCTTCAAAATGATCTCAGATTTCGTCCTTCAAAGAGCTTGCCACACTGGAGGGCATTTTGGCTTAACTGGAACTCTATGCACAACAATCTCAATATCCAACCTTGGCATATCTTGGTAGGACCAAGAAAATATCTCTTTGAACTCTTTGAGTAGCACTGTGAGCTCAGGCTTCATGTCTTTAGGAAAGTTTACCCCAATCTTGATGGGATTTTCATTCTCACCTTCATCAGCAAGGTTAATCACTTCAGTT from Castanea sativa cultivar Marrone di Chiusa Pesio chromosome 6, ASM4071231v1 includes:
- the LOC142639707 gene encoding uncharacterized protein LOC142639707, with the translated sequence MSVKVEADGRPWYHDIEAYIKNSEYPFGATDSEKKFIRCMACQFFFSREVLYKRNHDSIFLRWIDAFEANHLMEEMHEGLLGAHASGPLLACKIMRAGYYCLSMKSDCIKHVRTCHRCQVYQDRKNAPPHLLHSLAEPWPFSALGMDVIRLVIPKASNGHEYILMAIDYFTKWVEAALYKSVTQAMVARFQKHNIICPYSMPGELIIDNGVNLNGKIIQKLCQQFKIKHRNLDPYRPQMNGAVEAANKNIKKILVKMIDTYKDWHEYLPFALCAYRTFTELSEAEWAYSRYEQLNMIDEKRMTVMCLGQLYQCRVERAFNKKVRPRVLEKGDLVLKKHNQAMPDHRGKFTPTYEGPYVVKKAFFEGASILADMDGHDFNMATNSDTIIWYFA